The following are encoded together in the Myxococcus virescens genome:
- a CDS encoding aminomethyltransferase family protein, translated as MEPLSLHFLHEKAGARFGAVGGRETVAGYGDSEGEYRAAKASVALHDASYRETLRITGEDRTSYLHGMVTQEVNNLPVGTAAYAAMLTVKGAMVADARILKRETDLLLDLEPGTGAKVREFLDKYLISEDAELHEATGELALLRLLGPRTADVLSAALGSPHAPLSHHASRTATLAGHEVWLLGSTAIEPHGVDVWVPRAGLEDAWRALSEAGAAHGLKPLGFEALELLRVEAGVPRYGQDMVDTTIPLEANLANAISYNKGCYIGQEVIARATFRGHMNRKLTGLLLGDADVAPGTELRRGEKKVGWLTSVVQSPVAGQRVALGYVHRDSLEPGTELTLAAGPATVKVASLPFSA; from the coding sequence ATGGAACCGCTGTCTCTGCATTTTCTTCACGAGAAGGCGGGCGCCCGCTTTGGCGCTGTGGGCGGCCGGGAAACCGTGGCCGGGTATGGAGACTCAGAGGGAGAGTACCGGGCGGCGAAGGCGTCCGTGGCCCTCCATGATGCCTCCTACCGCGAAACCCTCCGAATCACTGGAGAAGACCGGACCTCTTACCTACACGGGATGGTCACCCAGGAGGTGAACAACCTGCCCGTGGGCACCGCGGCCTATGCCGCCATGCTGACCGTCAAGGGGGCCATGGTGGCGGATGCCCGCATCCTCAAGCGGGAGACAGACCTCCTCCTGGATTTGGAGCCCGGCACCGGCGCCAAGGTGCGGGAGTTCCTGGATAAATACCTCATTTCCGAGGACGCCGAGCTGCACGAGGCCACGGGGGAACTGGCCCTGCTCCGGCTGCTCGGGCCCCGGACGGCGGACGTCCTGTCGGCCGCCCTGGGCAGCCCCCATGCGCCGCTGTCGCACCATGCCTCCCGCACGGCCACGCTGGCGGGCCATGAGGTGTGGCTGCTGGGGAGCACCGCCATCGAGCCCCATGGGGTCGACGTGTGGGTGCCGCGCGCCGGCCTGGAGGACGCCTGGCGGGCCCTGTCCGAGGCTGGCGCCGCTCACGGCCTGAAGCCCCTGGGCTTCGAGGCCCTGGAGCTGCTCCGAGTGGAGGCCGGCGTCCCCCGGTACGGCCAGGACATGGTGGACACCACCATCCCGCTGGAAGCCAACCTGGCGAACGCCATCTCCTACAACAAGGGTTGCTACATCGGGCAGGAGGTCATCGCCCGAGCCACCTTCCGCGGCCACATGAACCGCAAGCTGACGGGGCTGCTGCTGGGCGACGCGGACGTGGCCCCCGGCACCGAGCTGCGGCGCGGGGAGAAGAAGGTGGGCTGGCTGACCAGCGTGGTGCAGTCGCCTGTCGCGGGGCAGCGGGTGGCCCTGGGCTACGTGCACCGGGACTCGCTGGAGCCGGGCACCGAGCTGACGCTGGCGGCGGGCCCCGC
- a CDS encoding cupin domain-containing protein — protein MDVKHLSSFQDFSPEKLLKHNVFQSGRFFLDVYCLQPGQAQKPHRHATSDKVYVVLDGRCRFRVGAEEEVHGPGAAIFAPAGAEHGVANDGPDAARLLVLMSPPPEHA, from the coding sequence ATGGATGTGAAGCACCTGTCGTCCTTCCAGGACTTCTCACCGGAGAAGCTCCTGAAGCACAATGTCTTCCAGTCCGGCCGTTTCTTCCTGGACGTGTACTGCCTCCAGCCGGGACAGGCCCAGAAGCCCCACCGCCATGCCACGTCGGACAAGGTGTATGTCGTCCTCGACGGGCGCTGCCGCTTTCGCGTGGGCGCCGAAGAAGAAGTCCACGGCCCTGGCGCCGCCATTTTCGCCCCCGCGGGCGCCGAACACGGCGTCGCCAACGACGGCCCCGATGCTGCCCGCCTCCTCGTCCTGATGTCCCCGCCCCCGGAGCATGCATGA
- a CDS encoding thioredoxin domain-containing protein, translating into MSSTSSPSPTPVATRGALALLVLGLAESGLSIFQWMQLLTLRGGGSTVCGVSDTVNCETVWNSAFASRVHDLVGLPVAALGLVWGLVAVGLSALFLAWARSGRPVRPAANGLRLVAAAGLVSVVVFAVASAQSGALCPTCLATYALVVAFAGVAWKGLPGPLLPGAGEWGATLKWTAGVTAAVFLATLLPGRATPKASEASGAALLPPAPQVASTQTPGVTPQTPPPPPASLEEFLRSLPPQHQQFIADALAAYRSETPQPAAAPARHRYGPVDAPVKIVEWTDSKCPHCKMLVEELSALKKRVPEGKMSLEARQFPLDGACNPAIPRRGPDAPSVRCVAARAQICLEGAPDYWELREKMFAAQAVLDTERAVEIASSGSVPRSQLEVCMNSPATAAKIQEDSRYAMRHHIQGTPLVLVNGRETPPSAPFLYALVMADGNPSAPGFDVLPPPRPRPAGGHGHGHDDHAGHNH; encoded by the coding sequence ATGAGCTCGACGTCTTCCCCTTCGCCCACTCCCGTGGCGACTCGTGGCGCGCTGGCGCTGCTGGTCCTGGGCCTCGCGGAGAGCGGCCTGTCCATCTTCCAGTGGATGCAGTTGCTCACCCTGCGCGGTGGCGGCTCCACCGTGTGCGGCGTCTCCGACACGGTGAACTGCGAGACGGTGTGGAACTCCGCCTTCGCCAGCCGCGTGCATGACCTGGTGGGCCTGCCCGTGGCGGCCCTGGGCCTCGTGTGGGGGCTGGTCGCGGTGGGCCTGTCCGCGCTGTTCCTGGCGTGGGCGCGCTCGGGCCGTCCGGTGCGTCCGGCGGCCAACGGGCTGCGGCTGGTGGCCGCCGCGGGCCTGGTGTCCGTGGTGGTCTTCGCCGTGGCCAGCGCGCAGTCGGGCGCGCTGTGCCCCACGTGTCTGGCGACCTATGCGCTGGTGGTGGCCTTCGCGGGTGTGGCCTGGAAGGGCCTGCCCGGACCGCTGCTGCCCGGCGCGGGCGAGTGGGGCGCCACGCTGAAGTGGACGGCGGGTGTCACCGCCGCGGTCTTCCTGGCGACGCTGCTGCCCGGCCGGGCCACGCCCAAGGCGTCGGAGGCGTCCGGTGCCGCGCTGCTGCCGCCCGCGCCGCAGGTGGCCAGCACGCAGACGCCGGGCGTGACGCCGCAGACGCCGCCGCCTCCGCCCGCGTCGCTGGAGGAGTTCCTGCGCTCGCTGCCGCCGCAGCACCAGCAGTTCATCGCGGACGCGCTGGCCGCGTACCGCAGTGAGACGCCGCAGCCGGCCGCGGCGCCCGCGCGCCACCGCTACGGACCGGTGGATGCGCCGGTGAAGATTGTCGAGTGGACGGACAGCAAGTGCCCCCACTGCAAGATGCTGGTGGAGGAGCTGTCCGCGCTGAAGAAGCGGGTTCCCGAAGGGAAGATGTCGCTGGAGGCTCGCCAGTTCCCGCTGGATGGCGCGTGCAACCCGGCGATTCCGCGCCGGGGCCCGGATGCGCCCAGCGTGCGCTGTGTGGCGGCGCGTGCGCAGATCTGCCTGGAGGGCGCGCCGGACTACTGGGAGCTGCGTGAGAAGATGTTCGCCGCGCAGGCCGTGCTGGACACGGAGCGGGCGGTGGAGATTGCGTCGTCGGGTTCGGTGCCGCGCTCGCAGCTGGAGGTGTGCATGAACAGCCCGGCCACGGCGGCGAAGATTCAAGAGGACTCCCGCTACGCCATGCGCCACCACATCCAGGGCACGCCGCTGGTGCTGGTGAACGGCCGCGAGACGCCGCCCTCCGCGCCGTTCCTCTACGCGCTGGTGATGGCGGACGGGAACCCGAGCGCCCCTGGCTTCGACGTGCTGCCCCCGCCGCGCCCGCGCCCGGCCGGTGGCCATGGCCACGGCCACGACGACCACGCGGGCCACAACCACTGA
- a CDS encoding translation initiation factor, with protein sequence MGKRDKKGEPPAAPAAPFNNPFAALSAQREALPQAPAAPVAQAPVKAEPKGPARAVVRMERKGRGGKEVTVVEHLELPAAQREVWLKALKNSLGCGGVVEDDTLVLQGDQRERLPALLEARGVRKVTVG encoded by the coding sequence ATGGGCAAGCGCGACAAGAAGGGTGAGCCGCCGGCGGCACCGGCGGCTCCGTTCAACAATCCGTTCGCCGCGCTCTCGGCGCAGCGGGAGGCCTTGCCCCAGGCTCCCGCCGCGCCCGTGGCCCAGGCGCCTGTGAAGGCCGAACCCAAGGGCCCCGCGCGCGCGGTGGTTCGCATGGAGCGCAAGGGCCGAGGTGGGAAGGAAGTCACGGTGGTGGAGCACCTGGAGCTGCCCGCGGCTCAGCGCGAGGTGTGGCTCAAGGCGCTGAAGAACTCGCTCGGCTGCGGCGGCGTGGTGGAGGACGACACGCTGGTGCTCCAGGGCGACCAGCGTGAGCGGCTGCCCGCGCTGCTCGAGGCGCGGGGCGTGCGGAAGGTCACGGTCGGCTGA
- a CDS encoding isocitrate dehydrogenase (NAD(+)), whose translation MATTRTVTIINGDGIGPEVMAATVRVLEALKVPLDFEYKDAGTEVVAKYGTNLPHETVEAVLRSGIALKGPTGTVVGGGLPSANVGLRKRLDLYSSLRPVKSVPNVKTRYENVDLVVVRENTESLYAGLEHIIVPGVVESLKIITEKASTRIARFAFEYARKHGRKKVTAVHKANIMKLSDGLFLDCCRKVGREFPDITYEEVIIDNLAMQLVKDPTRFDVLVAENFYGDVLSDLCAGLVGGLGVVPGANIGERTAVFEAVHGTAPDIAGKGIANPTALMMSAVMMLDHLELGEAARRMENAIWKVYGSGEVRTGDLGGKATTREFTDAIIGAL comes from the coding sequence ATGGCGACCACACGAACTGTCACGATCATCAATGGCGATGGCATTGGCCCCGAAGTCATGGCGGCCACCGTTCGCGTCCTCGAGGCGCTCAAGGTCCCCCTTGATTTCGAGTACAAGGACGCAGGCACGGAGGTGGTGGCCAAGTACGGCACCAACCTGCCTCACGAGACGGTGGAGGCGGTGCTGCGCAGCGGCATCGCGCTCAAGGGCCCCACGGGCACGGTGGTGGGCGGTGGCCTCCCGTCGGCCAACGTGGGCCTGCGCAAGCGGCTGGACCTGTACTCGTCGCTGCGGCCCGTGAAGAGCGTACCGAACGTGAAGACGCGCTACGAGAATGTGGACCTCGTCGTGGTGCGTGAGAACACGGAGAGTCTCTACGCCGGCCTGGAGCACATCATCGTCCCGGGCGTGGTGGAGTCGCTGAAGATCATCACCGAGAAGGCCTCCACGCGGATTGCCCGCTTCGCCTTTGAGTACGCCCGCAAGCACGGCCGCAAGAAGGTCACCGCCGTGCACAAGGCGAACATCATGAAGCTGTCGGACGGCCTCTTCCTGGACTGCTGCCGCAAGGTGGGCCGTGAGTTCCCGGACATCACCTACGAGGAAGTCATCATCGACAACCTCGCCATGCAGCTCGTGAAGGACCCGACGCGCTTCGACGTGCTGGTGGCGGAGAACTTCTACGGCGACGTGCTCAGCGACCTGTGCGCGGGCCTGGTCGGCGGCCTGGGCGTGGTGCCGGGCGCCAACATCGGCGAGCGCACCGCCGTCTTCGAGGCCGTGCACGGCACCGCCCCGGACATCGCGGGCAAGGGCATCGCGAACCCCACCGCCCTGATGATGTCCGCGGTGATGATGCTGGACCACCTGGAGCTGGGCGAGGCGGCGCGCCGCATGGAGAACGCCATCTGGAAGGTGTACGGCTCGGGCGAAGTCCGCACTGGCGACCTCGGTGGCAAGGCCACCACCCGCGAGTTCACCGACGCCATCATCGGCGCGCTGTAG
- a CDS encoding DUF2270 domain-containing protein produces the protein MPVRERDKNDVLESPWLSQQAMAQLFRGELSRSDTWRTRLDTTTNWAITTTAAVISFGFASTQSSHVTFLVGIWMVVSFLLIEARRYRYYDLWNRRVRLLEDGWWAPMLRHEPVDPDALRELALELERPQIQLSLFSAISTRLNRAYGPILMVLMMTWFVKVYSHPKPPVDLDEFLARAGVAWIPGEAVTAILLLLTLTASYLFLSSFFIRAPLGELRTRPRGRRAALWEAFYRPYAIRTRRKPTRRPRPSSTSEH, from the coding sequence ATGCCCGTGCGTGAACGTGACAAAAACGATGTGCTGGAGTCGCCCTGGCTCTCCCAGCAGGCCATGGCCCAGCTGTTCCGGGGGGAGCTGAGCCGCTCCGATACCTGGCGCACGCGCCTGGACACCACCACCAACTGGGCAATCACGACGACGGCGGCGGTCATCTCCTTCGGCTTCGCGTCGACGCAGAGCTCACACGTCACCTTCCTGGTGGGAATCTGGATGGTGGTGTCGTTCCTCCTCATCGAGGCGCGGCGCTACCGCTACTACGACTTGTGGAACCGCCGGGTGCGCCTGCTGGAGGACGGCTGGTGGGCCCCCATGCTCCGGCACGAGCCGGTGGACCCAGACGCCCTGCGCGAGCTGGCCCTGGAGCTGGAACGGCCCCAAATCCAGCTTTCCCTCTTCTCCGCCATCTCCACCCGGCTCAACCGCGCCTACGGGCCCATCTTGATGGTCCTGATGATGACGTGGTTCGTGAAGGTCTACAGCCACCCGAAGCCCCCCGTGGACCTCGACGAGTTCCTGGCGCGGGCGGGGGTGGCCTGGATTCCCGGCGAGGCCGTGACGGCCATCCTGCTGCTGCTCACGCTGACCGCGTCCTACCTGTTCCTGTCGTCCTTCTTCATCCGGGCGCCCCTGGGCGAGCTGCGGACCCGGCCCCGGGGACGCCGGGCGGCCCTGTGGGAGGCCTTCTACCGGCCCTACGCCATCCGCACCCGGCGCAAACCCACCCGCCGCCCGCGGCCGTCTTCCACGTCCGAGCACTGA
- a CDS encoding response regulator: MGWAVGVCNAGGVGMAGRRAGARVAMAGARVQLADLNVPDVNPIQALSHLLQEERERLARLWAKRLRAETYDVEVPGRDLRAPLRRLLDELARLLRDRPDDVVRLWPEVVRPHGAFRYTQNFDPEDLTREFKSLEEVMLHVYARRNGGFIEPQVAELVAELVWEADAAAQASYARILKTEEVRFREAAVMESVLNQVDVGIMLAEVDGTVSFATPPVSRLMGVPMRAVVGGRAANTINPVLTQVNARHLTGEPFRLADMPFLRALKEKGPVRGVMMVVERPGGDTATLELSATPVWEEEGELAGAIQTFTDRTEAVNKTKALQSAHGELRRLQGRLLQRTRQQALGQLASGAAHALNNFLNVLRLRITLLQREFKPEHLEALDKTVQQIGELVARLQEFNIQRTQEQPTDVPVDQTVREALELARGELEQREHPVYVDLDLGDAGNVRADTGFFRELVVNLLLVSRDRMETGGRLHVSTRTDGSSWLVLRIEDEGTPYAPDELARLFDPLRRDASAPQLSLFLAVARAQVERWGGELTAEVPASGTGTAFVVRLPRVHEGAVSTAPRPEPSRAELMRPTGPRRFQQTRSVLVVDDDLDNARMMAEVLGEEGYEVQVAHSPAVALGMWDRRRYDAALLDAVMPEMSGWELARELRKKTPQALLAIVTGMDVRGQNRANLALVDAVFRKPIDVGALDDFLGQSDTAAASENGASTSGSAPPA, from the coding sequence GTGGGCTGGGCAGTGGGCGTTTGCAACGCAGGCGGGGTGGGGATGGCAGGCAGGCGGGCGGGCGCACGGGTGGCCATGGCGGGCGCGCGTGTGCAGCTTGCTGACTTGAACGTGCCCGACGTGAATCCCATACAGGCCCTGTCCCACCTCCTTCAGGAGGAGCGCGAGCGCCTGGCACGCCTGTGGGCCAAGCGCCTGCGCGCGGAGACATACGACGTGGAGGTCCCCGGCAGGGACCTGCGCGCCCCGCTGCGCCGGTTGCTGGACGAACTGGCCCGCCTGCTCAGGGACCGGCCCGACGACGTCGTCCGGCTCTGGCCGGAGGTGGTCCGCCCGCACGGCGCCTTCCGCTACACCCAGAACTTCGACCCCGAGGACCTGACGCGTGAGTTCAAGTCCCTGGAAGAGGTGATGCTCCACGTCTACGCGCGCCGCAACGGTGGCTTCATCGAGCCCCAGGTGGCGGAGCTCGTGGCGGAGCTGGTGTGGGAGGCGGACGCCGCGGCCCAGGCGTCCTATGCGCGCATCCTGAAGACGGAGGAGGTGCGCTTTCGTGAAGCGGCGGTGATGGAGTCGGTGCTCAACCAAGTGGACGTGGGCATCATGCTGGCGGAGGTGGACGGCACCGTCTCCTTCGCCACGCCGCCGGTGAGCCGCCTCATGGGGGTGCCCATGCGCGCGGTGGTGGGGGGGCGGGCGGCGAACACCATCAATCCCGTGCTGACGCAGGTGAACGCGCGCCACCTCACGGGTGAGCCCTTCAGGCTGGCCGACATGCCCTTCCTGCGGGCACTCAAGGAGAAGGGGCCCGTGCGTGGGGTGATGATGGTGGTGGAGCGCCCCGGCGGCGACACCGCGACGCTGGAGCTGAGCGCCACGCCCGTCTGGGAAGAGGAGGGCGAGCTGGCCGGCGCCATCCAGACCTTCACCGACCGAACGGAAGCGGTGAACAAGACGAAGGCACTCCAGAGCGCGCACGGGGAACTGCGCAGGCTCCAGGGCCGCCTGCTCCAGCGCACCCGCCAGCAGGCGCTGGGACAGCTCGCCAGCGGCGCGGCGCATGCGCTCAACAACTTCCTCAACGTGCTGCGGCTGCGAATCACCCTGCTGCAACGCGAGTTCAAGCCCGAGCACCTGGAGGCGCTCGACAAGACGGTGCAGCAGATTGGCGAGCTGGTGGCCCGGCTCCAGGAGTTCAACATCCAGCGCACCCAGGAGCAGCCCACCGACGTCCCCGTGGACCAGACGGTGCGCGAGGCGCTGGAGCTGGCGCGCGGCGAGCTGGAGCAGCGCGAGCACCCGGTGTACGTCGACCTGGACCTGGGCGACGCCGGCAACGTGCGCGCGGATACGGGCTTCTTCCGCGAGCTGGTGGTGAACCTCTTGCTCGTCTCGAGAGACCGGATGGAGACCGGCGGCCGGCTGCATGTCTCCACGCGCACAGATGGCTCCTCGTGGCTGGTGCTGCGCATCGAGGACGAGGGCACGCCCTACGCGCCCGATGAGCTGGCGCGGCTGTTCGACCCGCTGCGCCGGGACGCGAGCGCGCCGCAGTTGTCCCTGTTCCTGGCGGTGGCGCGGGCACAGGTGGAGCGCTGGGGCGGCGAGCTGACGGCGGAGGTTCCGGCCTCGGGCACGGGCACGGCCTTCGTGGTGCGTCTGCCCCGCGTGCATGAAGGCGCCGTGTCCACCGCGCCACGTCCGGAGCCGTCGCGCGCGGAGCTGATGCGGCCGACGGGGCCCCGGCGCTTCCAGCAGACGCGCAGCGTGCTGGTGGTGGATGACGACCTCGACAACGCGCGGATGATGGCGGAGGTGCTGGGCGAGGAAGGCTACGAGGTCCAGGTGGCCCACAGCCCCGCGGTGGCGCTGGGGATGTGGGACCGGCGCCGCTACGACGCCGCGCTGCTGGACGCGGTGATGCCGGAGATGAGCGGCTGGGAGCTGGCGCGCGAGCTGCGCAAGAAGACCCCTCAGGCGCTGCTGGCCATCGTCACCGGCATGGACGTGCGTGGACAGAACCGCGCCAACCTCGCGCTGGTGGACGCCGTGTTCCGCAAGCCCATCGACGTGGGCGCGCTGGATGACTTCCTAGGACAGTCCGATACCGCCGCCGCTTCCGAGAACGGTGCGTCGACCTCGGGTTCCGCGCCCCCCGCCTGA
- a CDS encoding trypsin-like serine peptidase: protein MRFNLRGLLLAGMMLAGGGAMAEESAVCEGRTSQPPLQRDAQGRVKVGEDVVATFKSRQPSARPEGVRAKAELAWTDRVSSPGATYIAPHFSQFALASGDYVIVRAPDGSREYRYEGFGKGEGNAPVRGGFWSGHISGDVAIVELWSTGGQAKSGYTIDRFARGFANLAALGEELDNKALCGPDDSRNARCYQTSDPRQYKHSRAVARLLINGSGACTGWLVGNQGHVMTNEHCIANTSDALNTDFEFMAEGGACTSACNSWFGCPGTVVATSSTLIAVDAPRDYALVRLPTNPTATYGYLQLRNTTAFVDERIYIPQHPAAWGKHIARNSTHASDASGFAEIFALNRPACSPGGPLDIGYYADTQGGSSGSPVIANSDHRVVALHHCANCPNRGVPITSIISHLGSLLPQCALRSATCPDPYDVWMRDTWSDTGLEPDPATAGQDMWASPYIWIRRNPDGVANPHVHQNPELGATNYAYVKLHGGPRPGASGASSCTTPTPPPVWPGPRTGRSSVTSPSTASRPTRTSSRRRGAACPARATTAWWRAGSPHPTPCRSPRRRTSTPTSVRTTTSSGAT, encoded by the coding sequence GTGAGATTCAATCTGAGAGGCCTGTTGCTGGCCGGAATGATGCTGGCCGGCGGCGGTGCCATGGCGGAAGAGAGCGCGGTCTGCGAAGGCCGTACGTCACAACCTCCCCTGCAGCGGGATGCCCAGGGGCGCGTGAAGGTGGGCGAGGACGTCGTCGCCACCTTCAAGTCACGTCAGCCCAGTGCGCGGCCGGAGGGCGTTCGCGCCAAGGCCGAGCTGGCCTGGACGGACCGCGTCAGCAGCCCGGGTGCCACGTACATCGCGCCGCACTTCAGCCAGTTCGCGCTCGCGTCGGGGGACTACGTCATCGTCCGCGCGCCGGACGGCTCGCGTGAGTACCGCTACGAGGGCTTCGGAAAGGGCGAGGGCAACGCGCCGGTGAGGGGCGGCTTCTGGAGTGGTCACATCTCCGGTGACGTCGCCATCGTCGAGCTGTGGAGCACGGGCGGCCAAGCGAAGTCCGGCTACACCATCGACCGGTTCGCTCGCGGCTTCGCCAACCTGGCGGCGCTGGGCGAGGAGCTGGACAACAAGGCCCTCTGCGGTCCGGACGACTCGCGCAACGCGCGCTGCTACCAGACGTCGGACCCGCGTCAGTACAAGCACTCGCGCGCGGTGGCCCGTCTGCTCATCAACGGCAGCGGGGCCTGCACGGGCTGGCTCGTGGGCAACCAGGGCCACGTGATGACCAACGAGCACTGCATCGCCAACACCTCGGACGCGCTCAACACCGACTTCGAGTTCATGGCCGAGGGCGGCGCCTGTACCTCCGCTTGCAACAGCTGGTTCGGCTGTCCGGGCACGGTGGTGGCCACGAGCTCCACGCTCATCGCCGTGGACGCGCCCCGGGACTACGCCCTGGTGCGGCTGCCCACCAACCCCACGGCCACCTACGGCTACCTCCAACTTCGCAACACCACCGCGTTCGTGGATGAGCGCATCTACATTCCCCAGCACCCCGCCGCCTGGGGCAAGCACATCGCCCGCAACTCCACGCACGCGTCGGACGCCTCGGGCTTCGCGGAAATCTTCGCACTCAACCGGCCCGCGTGCTCGCCGGGTGGCCCGCTGGACATCGGCTACTACGCGGACACCCAGGGTGGCTCGTCCGGCTCTCCCGTCATCGCCAACTCCGACCACCGCGTCGTCGCGCTGCACCACTGCGCCAACTGCCCCAACCGTGGCGTGCCCATCACCTCCATCATTTCCCACCTGGGCTCACTGTTGCCTCAGTGCGCGCTGCGCAGCGCCACCTGCCCGGACCCGTATGACGTCTGGATGCGCGACACCTGGTCCGACACCGGCCTGGAGCCGGACCCCGCCACCGCGGGCCAGGACATGTGGGCCAGCCCGTACATCTGGATTCGCCGCAACCCGGACGGCGTCGCCAACCCGCACGTCCACCAGAACCCTGAGCTGGGCGCGACGAACTACGCCTACGTGAAGCTGCACGGCGGGCCCCGTCCGGGCGCCTCGGGCGCCTCAAGCTGTACTACGCCAACGCCTCCACCGGTTTGGCCTGGCCCACGGACTGGACGCAGTTCGGTGACGTCGCCGTCAACGGCTTCACGCCCGACACGCACATCGTCCAGGCGCCGTGGAGCAGCCTGCCCGGCGAGGGCCACTACTGCCTGGTGGCGCGCTGGGAGTCCGCATCCGACCCCATGTCGTTCACCGAGACGACGGACATCGACACCAACGTCCGTCAGAACAACAACATCATCTGGCGCAACGTGA
- a CDS encoding DUF1059 domain-containing protein produces the protein MSRKTMDCRKAPSDTHCTLTISGEEDEVFQAAIAHAVSAHGHEDSGELREMIRGMLEDEAPEASMGRPMSMQEPQQPSRH, from the coding sequence ATGTCACGCAAGACGATGGACTGCCGGAAGGCGCCCAGTGACACCCACTGCACGCTGACGATTTCGGGCGAGGAGGACGAGGTATTCCAGGCGGCCATCGCGCACGCGGTCTCCGCGCACGGCCACGAGGACTCCGGTGAGCTGCGCGAGATGATTCGCGGCATGCTCGAGGACGAGGCACCCGAGGCCAGCATGGGCCGGCCCATGTCGATGCAGGAGCCGCAGCAGCCGAGCAGGCACTGA
- a CDS encoding double-CXXCG motif protein, translating to MTRFFWLREDSTVQAHTNGSLNAAHKWGLPGLAGCPGCGETWASSGHQYPAVDLSVLPEQSAFLKARPEPFTEFSRLRELVRPLAPPGALLPPGTTFGPLVGTASGRFGSFAWLGSSLLLIRHEELERLREEGLRGLLGARTALRFRQKDAPEFLELQLDPRGQLHADCMPPDLPPRCATCGRLGFRRPDEPILDAASLPVDVDLFRVGNFATMIVGTERFMETVRRLELDGVSFRELPTR from the coding sequence ATGACGCGTTTCTTCTGGCTGCGCGAAGACTCGACGGTGCAAGCCCACACCAACGGCAGCCTCAACGCCGCGCACAAGTGGGGGCTGCCCGGCCTCGCGGGATGCCCGGGCTGCGGTGAAACCTGGGCCAGTTCAGGACACCAGTATCCCGCCGTTGATTTGTCCGTTCTGCCCGAGCAGAGCGCCTTCTTGAAAGCCAGGCCTGAGCCATTCACCGAGTTCTCACGGCTCCGGGAGTTGGTACGGCCCCTGGCACCGCCAGGTGCTCTGCTTCCTCCGGGGACGACGTTCGGCCCGTTGGTGGGAACCGCCTCCGGGCGGTTCGGTTCCTTCGCATGGCTGGGCAGCAGTCTGCTGCTGATTCGCCACGAAGAACTGGAGCGACTTCGGGAGGAAGGCCTCCGCGGGCTGCTCGGCGCGCGAACAGCGCTGCGATTCCGGCAGAAGGACGCCCCCGAGTTCCTGGAGCTTCAGCTCGACCCGCGTGGCCAACTGCACGCGGACTGCATGCCTCCTGACCTGCCCCCTCGGTGCGCCACCTGCGGGCGCCTCGGGTTCCGTCGACCCGACGAGCCCATCCTCGACGCGGCCTCGCTCCCAGTGGACGTGGACCTGTTCCGGGTGGGCAACTTCGCCACGATGATTGTCGGCACCGAGCGGTTCATGGAAACGGTGCGCCGCCTGGAACTGGACGGAGTCTCGTTCCGCGAGCTGCCCACGCGCTGA
- a CDS encoding TIGR02269 family lipoprotein: MRTLLSLWLLLLTAPWAGCASAPQVPTQQAWNGAEEACATPDEDQCVSLLCMGDACGFYRCQDVDGAVELARFPPARPPVAAAAPGRGPRRHWGGGQHLPRGAVMVFPNWKGGPERFFSAPSRLTPGRWEKHHIFPQAEDLARWFERQGVKIHDYTMPIPRHVHQRIHRGGERGGEWNRAWREFKDANEGATPTEIFRHAGELIHRFELMGGPIQPYYSRPGA, encoded by the coding sequence ATGCGAACACTCCTGTCACTCTGGCTACTGCTGCTCACGGCACCGTGGGCAGGCTGCGCGTCGGCTCCGCAGGTGCCCACTCAGCAAGCATGGAACGGCGCCGAGGAGGCGTGCGCCACGCCAGATGAGGACCAGTGCGTCTCGCTCTTGTGCATGGGAGACGCTTGTGGCTTCTACCGGTGTCAGGACGTGGACGGCGCGGTGGAGCTCGCGCGCTTCCCACCGGCTCGCCCGCCCGTGGCGGCCGCGGCTCCCGGCAGAGGCCCCCGGAGGCATTGGGGCGGAGGACAGCACCTGCCTCGGGGCGCCGTCATGGTGTTCCCCAACTGGAAGGGCGGCCCTGAGCGATTCTTCTCAGCGCCATCTCGACTCACGCCTGGGCGCTGGGAGAAACACCACATCTTCCCGCAGGCAGAGGACCTCGCCCGCTGGTTCGAACGGCAGGGAGTGAAAATCCACGACTACACGATGCCCATTCCACGCCACGTCCATCAGCGGATTCACCGAGGCGGCGAACGCGGCGGCGAGTGGAACAGGGCCTGGCGTGAGTTCAAAGACGCGAACGAGGGTGCGACTCCCACCGAGATTTTCAGACACGCAGGGGAGCTGATTCACCGCTTTGAGCTCATGGGCGGTCCCATCCAGCCCTACTATTCTCGCCCTGGAGCATGA